Proteins encoded by one window of Channa argus isolate prfri chromosome 13, Channa argus male v1.0, whole genome shotgun sequence:
- the LOC137139065 gene encoding nucleolar protein 4-like isoform X2 has product MNEATWLSADLGAVSDLSPPSRGERMRHSPQNTNSKEDDDDSSSESGSGNGLPALTPPSSAVTDGAMVRETEVVNGNGGPAPLDFSTPTSSSSSSEDQQPINLSEAPPHRMPLSTSHLPVTVSAAAAALLGALHPSAPEELRRKYPLAAKPPLAPHLALPLPLSNTRTPHTHNTHSQSHTHTAELRLDRDGRDYGGKSPQYSSGGSYDSMKMDLNAEDLTTVRQGSQVAPDDDDDDHDDHDDNDKINDTEGVDPERLKAFNMFVRLFVDENLDRMVPISKQPKEKIQAIIESCSRQFPEFQERARKRIRTYLKSCRRMKKNGMETRPTPPHLTSAMAENILAAACESESRNAAKRMRLEAYHDEQISLDKPSSGGLREPASLAHSAYTSAFSSQDTQLYINGASLSYGYRGYPGLGAAMQHPISLTTGAAAHNNGPTDLSMKSLTSATISNSSSASTTTNTLGGRGSGGGGGGGASTQLSQPEITAVRQLIAGYRESAAFLLRSADELENLILQQN; this is encoded by the exons ATGATTCATCCTCAGAGAGCGGCAGTGGGAACGGCCTGCCTGCTCTGACTCCTCCCTCCTCCGCTGTGACAGACGGTGCCATGGTCAGGGAAACTGAGGTTGTCAATGGCAATGGTGGCCCTGCCCCTCTGGACTTCAGTACTCctacttcctcctcctcatcgtcTGAGGACCAGCAGCCAATCAACCTGAGTGAGGCACCCCCCCACCGCATGCCCCTGTCCACATCTCACCTGCCCGTCACTGTATCAGCGGCAGCTGCGGCCCTGCTCGGTGCTTTGCATCCCAGTGCTCCAGAGGAGCTCCGCAGAAAGTACCCGCTAGCTGCCAAACCTCCACTGGCTCCACACCTGGCCCTACCTTTGCCCCTGTCCAACACACGcacccctcacacacacaacacacactcccAGTCCCACACGCACACTGCCGAGCTGCGACTGGACCGAGATGGCAGGGACTACGGGGGCAAG tCCCCCCAGTACAGTTCTGGTGGCAGCTACGACAGCATGAAGATGGACTTGAATGCTGAGGATCTAACCACTGTACGCCAAGGCAGCCAGGTTGCCcctgatgatgacgatgatgaccATGACGACCACGATGACAACGACAAGATCAACGACACAGAGGGGGTCGATCCCGAGAGATTAAAGGCCTTTAAC ATGTTTGTGCGTCTGTTTGTGGATGAGAACTTGGATCGGATGGTGCCCATCTCTAAACAGCCTAAGGAAAAGATCCAGGCCATCATTGAGTCCTGCAGCAGACAGTTCCCGGAATTCCAGGAACGCGCCCGCAAGCGCATCCGCACCTACCTCAAGTCCTGCCGTCGCATGAAGAAGAACGGCATGGAG ACCCGTCCTACTCCACCTCACCTCACCTCAGCAATGGCTGAGAACATCCTGGCTGCTGCCTGCGAGAGTGAATCACGCAACGCTGCAAAGAGGATGCGCCTGGAAGCCTATCAC GATGAGCAGATCTCCCTGGACAAACCTTCCAGTGGAGGTCTCAGGGAGCCAGCATCCCTCGCTCACTCCGCCTACACATCAGCCTTCTCCTCCCAGGACACACAGCTCTACATTAACGGAGCCAGCCTCAGCTACGGTTACCGTGGATACCCAGGCCTGGGCGCTGCCATGCAACACCCTATTTCCCTGACGACTGGTGCTGCTGCTCATAACAACG GCCCAACAGACCTCAGCATGAAGTCTCTCACCTCTGCCACCATTAGCAACTCTTCCTCCgcctccaccaccaccaataCTCTGGGTGGACGGGGCAGCGGCggtggaggagggggtggagCATCCACCCAGCTCAGCCAACCAGAGATCACGGCAGTACGTCAGCTAATCGCCGGCTACCGGGAGTCAGCCGCCTTCTTACTACGCTCGGCAGATGAGCTGGAGAACCTCATCCTGCAGCAGAACTGA